Sequence from the Christiangramia fulva genome:
ACCAGATTCGGCCTTATCTGGCGGCAGCTAAAGGAGTTGCCGATATTGTTGTTATAGGCGGAAAAGACAAAGAATATGAGATCGTACTAAAACCATATGCCTTAAATAACCTGAAAATTGGTATTGGAGATATCGAAACCGCTGTTAAAAATTCAAATATCCTGAAGTCCACCGGTTATCTCACAGATTACAATAGGATGTACCTTACACTTACCGATAATGCGGTCGAAAACCTTAAGGACCTTGAAGAAATTGTTATTAAGAGCAATTCAAATAGGGTCATTCAGCTTAAAGATGTGGCCGATATCAAGGTAAGCTCTGCAAAAACCTATGTAAAAGTCGTGGCTAATGGTAAAAATGTACCGTTGATTGGGGTTGTGAAACAACCAAAGGCAAACTTACTGGAAGTGAATAGTCAAATTCAGAAAAAGGTATCTGAACTTGAAAAAACCCTTCCAAAAAATGTAAAATTGGTTCCTTTTTATAACCAGGCCAATTTTGTGAACTCCAGCATCAAAAGCATCAAAGATGTACTTTGGATCGGGCTTGTACTCGCGATTCTGGTAGTGATCGCCTTTTTGAGATCATTTTCAGCAAGTATGGTGGTGGTATTCACCATTCCAATCACGGTGGCCTTAACCCTGATCGTTTTATACGGCATTGGATATACTTTTAATATTATGACACTTGGGGCAATTGCCGCTGCCATAGGTCTTATGATTGACGATGTGGTGATCATCATTGAGCAGATTCATAAAATTAGGGAAGAGAGCGAAAAAGAATCAGTTGCGTGGTGTGCGAAGGAAGCAATTTCGAAGCTTCTACCAGCCATGATAGGTTCATCACTAAGTACCCTGGTTATTTTTATTCCGTTTGTGATGATGTCTGGTGTAGCCGGAGCCTATTTTAAAGTGATGGCCTTTACGATGATTATCGCGCTGGCGTGTTCTTTTTTCACTACCTGGTTCATGGTGCCGGTACTTTCCATATTTTTTGCAAGAAACAAACAAGTTGGACATAAGCATGAACCCAAAACAAAATGGATCCACATCATTCTCGAAAGACCTATTATAGGAATCATTTTCGCTGCGATCTGTATCGCTATTATCGCAATGGTTCCGTCTAAATTACCATCCGGATTTCTCCCTGAAATGGATGAGGGAAGTATTGTGATGGATTATAACAGTCCACCGGGCACCACCCTGGAGGAGACAAGTAAAATGCTGGATAAGGTAAATGAGATTTTAAGAAAGCAGCCTGAAGTGGAGGCCTTTTCGGCAAGGCTGGGAACCCAAATGGGATTTTTTATTACCGAACCCAATCGTGGCGATTATTTGATAAAATTAAAAGATAGCAGAAATAAATCTACCATGACGGTGGCCGATGAGATCAGGCAAAAAATAGAGGGTCAAATTCCCCAGCTTACCGTAGACTTTGGACAGGTAATCGGCGATATGCTGGGAGACCTTATGAGTTCGGTACAGCCTATTCAAATTAAGGTTTTTGGCGACAATAAATATAAGCTCGAGAATATTTCAAAAAGCATAGCGCATCAGGTAGAACAGGTAAAAGGCACCGCTGATGTCTTTGACGGTATCGTAATCGCCGGGCCGGAGATCATGCTGGAGCCTAAAAACAAAATGCTGGCAAAAGCCGGACTAACCGCGAGTGATTTGCAATCGCAAATACAAACACATATTCAAGGTAAGGTGGTAAGCACCATGATCGCTAATGTACAGGTGATCAATATCCGAATGATGTATCCCGATACCTACCAAACATCAGTTGAAAATGTTCGAAATTTAAATATAGTTCTCCCAAACGGTTCTTTAGTTCCCATTACCAGGCTGGCAAAAATTACAACGAATAAAGGAGTTGCTGAAGTGAATCGTGAAAATGAAAAATCGGTAGGATATGTCACGGCTCGCCTTAACAATCGTGACCTGGGCTCTACGCTTAGTGAAATCAAAAAGCAGATCTCAAAAAATATCAGCCTACCCACCAGTTTTCATATTGAATATGGAGGTTCCTATAAGCAGCAGCAAAAAGCATTTCACGAATTATTGCTTATTCTCATTTCCGCCATTTTACTCGTTTTTCTGGTCATTTTATTTTTATTCAGAAAGATCAAAATTGCGATATCAATTGTTATAATTGCCGTTTTGGGAGTAGCCGGTTGCCTGCTGAGCTTACTAATTACTGGAACTCCGCTTAATGTGGGAAGTTATATGGGAATTATAATGATCGTTGGTATAATTGGTGAAAATTCGATTTTTACGTACAGGCAATATAACGAGGTAGACCAGTCTTTAAGCCATGAGAAAAAAATAGAATACTCCATTGCAGCACGGTTAAGACCGAAATTAATGACTGCTTTTGCTGCTATTATGGCCCTTATTCCACTGGCTTTGGGGATTGGTTCCGGAGCACAACTACATCAGCCTCTGGCCATCGCTGTTATTGGCGGAATGGTTTTCGCCCTCCCTTTGCTTTTAATCGTCCTACCAACTATATTGAAACTGATAAAAGAATAGAAGTACTTATATCTAAAATCCAACCTGTTGCATTAGTTATGAAGATACTCATTGCCGAAGACGAATTATCCTTGCAGAATTCCATAAAGACCTATCTGGAAAAAGACTGCAATGTTTGTGAAACTGCGTCTGATTTTCAGGAAACAGATTATAAGATCTCAATTTACGATTATGATATTATCCTGCTGGATCTTAACCTCATTAACGGCAACGGACTAGATATTCTGAAAAAATTGAAAAAAGAAAAGAAAAATACAGCTGTTATCATCATTTCGGCCAATAATTCTTTAGAAAATAAACTAGATGGTCTCGATCTGGGTGCAGACGATTACCTCACCAAACCTTTTCACCTGGCTGAACTTAATTCAAGAATAAAGGCGGTGTTGAGAAGAGGGAAATTTGGCGGGGACGATTCTTCTATCGTTTTTAATAATATTAGCGTAAATACACGATCAAAAACTGCTGTAGTAGACGGGCACAAACTAGACCTTACCCGAAAGGAATATGATCTGCTTCTGTTTTTTATCACTAATGAAGGCAGGCTAATTTCAAAAGAAATGATCGTGGAACACCTTTGGGGGGATCATAGCGATATGCTCGATAATTTTGATTTTATCTATGTGCATATAAACAACCTGCGGAGAAAATTGGGCAGTGGAGCAAAATTTGTGCAAACCGCTTACGGGACAGGTTACATATTTAAAGCAGAAGATTAAAATTTGAGCAAGAAAACTAAAATATCACTGCTTCAGAAAACCTCCAGGGCTTTTATTCTCATCAGTTTTCTTCTATATATCATCAGCATTCCCGCTTTATATTTCTATGTAAGTAAACTCATGGAAACTGAAGTAGAAGAAGAGCTCTATTCCCGAAGTTTTAGACTGGAACATTATGTCAAAAAGAACAATGAATTACTGGAGTTACCGCCTGTGTTCCAGGTTGTGGAAATTCCGGAATTAAGGCAGGAGATAATTAAAGACACTCTTATTTATGACCCCTCCCAGGATGAAATGGAGCTTTTTCACGAGCTGAGCACCTTTAAAAAGATCAATGGCAAAAATTACAAGATCATTGTTCGAAGTATGGTGGTGGAAACCCAGGATATAATTCTGGTTATTCTAGCCTATTTTCTTATTAGTTTACTAATCGTTTTTCTGGCCCAGTTTTATTTTAGTCGCGCCTGGAACCGCATTTTATGGAAAAGCTTCTTTCACAATCTATCAGAAATGAAGGCCTTTTCTGTGAAAAACAAGTCTCCTGTTTCACTCCAGGAAAGCAATATAAAAGAATTCAGTGAGCTTAGGGATGAAATTTATAACCTTACCGAAAAGGTATTATCTGATTATGAAAATTTGAAACAATTCACCGAAAATGTTTCTCATGAATTGCAGACTTCTCTTGCTATCATGCAGGCAAAACTGGAAAATTTCCTGAACGAGGCTGAAATTACCAATTCTCAGTTTCTACAGTTATCCTCATTGCAAAGCGATATTCAGCGGCTGGCAAAATTGAACAAAAAATTGGTTTTCCTTACTTCCCTGGAAAATTTGGCGGTCGACGGGACAGAAAATGTTTCAGTTAATAAGGTGGTGAAAGGTTTGATAGAAGATTTTAAGGAATTGACTTCAGCGAAACTGGAATTTGTCGAAGAGGAGAAAGTTATTCTTAATACAGATCCTGAACTGATTAGAGTTCTTATACAAAATTTAATAAGCAATGCTATTAAATATACCAATGGCGAAGGCGAAATACGGCTGCTTTTAAAACAATATTCTTTAAGTGTGAGCAATCCAGGTATAAAAGAAATTGAACAAAAAGATCAAATTTTCAAAAGGTTTTTCAAATCTGAAATCAGCAAAGGCAAAGGAATTGGTTTAGGATTAGCCATTGTCAAAAAGATCTGTGAATTATTCGATTATGATTTGACCTATAAATTTACCAATCAAAGACACCACTTTACGGTAAATTTTTAATTGCCATCCCTAAAAATGGAATTAGGCCTTTCACAAAACAGTTTGAGAAGACCTTTTAGGAGAGCTCTTAAGGTGAACTTTAGATTTGGATAATACATTAGCTTTAGAAAATCAAATTATTAATTATGAGAAAATTATTCAACATCAGTCTTATCTTCATGGCTTTTACTGTAATCTCCTGCGCCCAAAAAGGAGATGTATCCCAAAGTGTAAAAAAGGCTTTCAACCAAAAATTTCCAGATGCTAAGAAGGTTTCCTGGGATCAAGAAAACAGCCATGAGTGGGAAGCGGAATTTACAAGAAATGGTTTGGAGTATTCCGCAAACTATAGCGTTAATGGAGAATGGCTGGAAACCGAATCAGAAATCGAATCTGCAGAAGTTCCCGCTCAGGTTTCACAGAACATGACGAAAGATTATCCGGATGCGCGTATAAAAGAAGTTTTTAAAGTTGAACGTAAAGATGGTGTTTTCTACGAATATGAATTTAAATTGAATGGTAAAACACAGGAGGCTTTATATGATTCTTCAGGGAATAAGGTAGAAAACCAAAAATCGGCTGAAGAAGATGAAGAATATGAAAAGGAGGATGATGATTAAATCATTGTTTAGTTAGTTGTTAAATGGAAAAGAAGTTTTTGAGAAACTTCTTTTCCATTTTTAAAATACATCATTGTTGAAAAAGTTTTTAGTATTACTTCTGCTTCTGTTATGTTTTTCCTTACAGGGGTTTTCGCAAATCATTGAGCCAAAGAATCCTACCGTAAAGGTTGCCGGAGATTTACTGTTGTTTACTTTACCTGCAACGGCATTTGCTACCACTATGGTTTTAAAAGATAGAAAAGGAGCCTGGCAGTTTACTAAAAGCTTTTTCTTTAATGAAGCGGTCACCTTCGGCTTAAAAGTAGCATTGAATAAACCACGCCCTTTTAATAATGGAGACAACGCATTTCCCTCTGGCCATACTTCCACCACCTTTCAAAGCGCTTCTTTTATCCATCAAAGGTATGGTTTCAAATATAGTATTCCCGCCTATGCTTTGGCCGGTTTTACTGCCTTTAGCCGAATAAACGCCCAAAAACACGATGGCTATGATATACTTGCCGGAGCCGTGGTAGGAATTGGCAGTACACTTTTATTTACTACCCCATATCAGGAAGAACATATGCAATTGACTTTTAGCAGCACAAATGATGAATATTTGATAGGTTTTAAATACAGTTTTTAAAATGAATGGAATAATTGATTTTTTCTTCAACCTGGACATGACCATCCAATTAAAATTAGAGAAGCAAGTTAAGTTCGAAAATGACGTTTATTTTACTATATTTTTAATAAGAAAAAAATCGTTCTGATTTAAAATCACCCTTAGCAGACCAATGACAGGAAAAGTGATTTTAATAGAAAACTCTCTAAAAACAGCAAGCTAAGTATTGGTGAAAAAGGAGGGGTTCACCTGGAAAGCTCACACTGCTGAGAGAGAAATAGAGTATTGAAACCAAATTCTCCTAGAACTTACAATAGCGATCACTATCACAAATTTTGAGCGACCGGCCAACGGTTAGGGTTGGGGTTGAATTAAGCAGTTGCTTAATTATGGGGATGTTCGCTAAAGTGTGTACTTTTATTCATAGTGATAAAATTTGTGGTAATACCAAATTACGTTAAAGGGGGAAATCCCTCTTTTAAATATTTTACCCGACACTACTGTTTTAAAATCAAATTGTATGGTGGACTATAAAATTTTTTATCCCATTCTGGATGAATTGGGAGGCCCGGTTTTGATTGTGTTATTTTCTCTCTTGCTTTATTTTGAATATAAACGGCCCCTGCGAATTTGGGTGGTGAACTTGAAAAGTCACATAATTAGAAATTTTGGGGTAGCTATCCCCGCCCTGGCAATTTTGAGGTTATTCCTCATACCGGCCGAAGTGGCCGCCAGTTTTTGGGTTACTCAGAATGAATTCGGGATTTTATATTTATTCCCGCTGCCAAACTGGATGCGGTACATTCTCGCTTTCCTGTTGTTAGATTATCTGCTCTACATCTGGCATTGGTTAAATCACAAAATTCCCTTTCTATGGCGTTTTCATAATGTTCATCACACCGATCTTGATTTAGGTGTTACTACCGCTCTAAGGTTTCACTTTGGAGAAATTTTTTTGAGTAGTTTTTTTAGAATTGCAGGTATAATATTGATTGGAGCAGGCCCGGTAATTGTGCTCATATATGAAGTGCTTTTCCAGTCTTCGGTGGCTTTTCATCACAGCAATTTAAAACTGCCTTTTAAACTCGAGAAGATCATAAATTATATAATTGTTACTCCGCGTATGCATGGAATCCATCATTCAATGGTACAGAGGGAAACAGATTCAAATTATTCCAGTTTTCTCACTATCTGGGATCGGCTGCATCGTACCCTTCGTCTTAATATCCCGCAGGATGATATTGTGGTGGGGATTCCCGGTTATAGTTCAGATGGCTACGATCACACGGTCAAAGGCTTACTTTCACTTCCGTTTCGAAAGCAAAAGGAATATTGGAAATTACCGAACGGTACAACGCCAGAACGTCCGGCTCAAAAAGACAATCCCTTCCGGTTAAAGCCATAGATTTTTCATTAAAAAGAGGAAACCGGGCTTCTTCCTTTTTGGTTTATTCAGTTTCTGAAATTACCTTGAAAGTAAGGATGCCTGCTATGATTTCTGCATAAATTTTCCCTTCAATTTCTCCAAAATTCTTTCCGTAGACCAATTTGTTAAGTATCTGTTAAATCCCTGCGGAATGTCATAATACCGACATTTTAAAGGATGATTAACTTCTAAATTGTTATCAGTTCCATTTTAACCCTGAAAGGAGGATAAACCTGCATTTTAGACCAAATTTTAAAATCAATAAATCAAAATCTGTCAGGAAAATGCTAATTGTCGACGATTAGACCAGGTATCATTGTTAAAATGAAATGGAACAACCGGAAAAATAAATTTTATAGTAAATGAAAAAAGCCAGTGGAAGCAAAAAAACACTCCTTATGGATTTGCCCAAATTTGAATCTGAATTTGAAAAGGATGTTTTTATAGGATTAAGATCCTACCCTAAATATTTAAAATCAAAGTACTTTTACGATCGTGCAGGAGATTTGATATTTCAGGAGATAATGGAACTTCCGGAGTATTATCTTACCAGTAGTGAACACGAGATCTTAAACAATATGAAGGCACAAATTTTCAGTTATCTGAAACCGGATGCTCCTTTTCAGTTAATAGATCTTGGAGCGGGTGATGCTAAAAAGACCCGGGTTTTACTCGATTACCTTATTCAACAGAAATCAAATTTCACTTATATACCTGTAGATATTTCGGCCAATGCGGTAAACCAGTTGACCTCAAGTTTGCAGAGGCAATATGGAAACCTCCAGGTTGTAGGCTTAAGTCAGGAATATTTATCTGCATTAAGAAGTCTTTCTCAGGAACAAAAAAAGCTTGTACTCTTTTTAGGTTCGAGTATTGGTAATTTTACGAGGAATGAAACACTGGACTTCCTAAAAGACATATTTTCAACCCTGAATGTAGATGACCTTTTACTCATAGGTTTTGATTTAAAAAAAGATCCAAATACCATACTTGCTGCCTATAACGATAACAAAGGGGTTACCGCGCGTTTCAATTTAAATTTATTGAAAAGGATCAACCGGGAGTTGGGAGCAAATTTTGATTTGGATTACTTTGAGCATTATCCTTCCTATCACGAAGAAAAAGGTGAGGCCAGAAGCGCTCTTGTGAGTTTACGTGCACAAGGGGTAGAAATACCCGGGATTAATTTGACTATCCGGCTGGAGAAGGGAGAAAAAATTGATACAGAGGTTTCCAGGAAGTACAATTTTATAGAGATACAGCGGCTGGCTGAGCAATCGGGCTATGAAATTCTTGCCAATTTTACCGATTCCAGAAAATACTTCGCCAATTCAGTCTGGAGGAGAAAAAAACAATAAAATCATTCCATAAATCCTATGAAAGTAAAAATCACGCAGGAAAATACAGAGTCTTCAAATGAGATCTTAAGCCATTGGGTAGAAAAATATACTGATACCCTCTATTCCTGGGCATTTTATAAGACTTCGGATGTACAGACTGCAGAAGACCTTGTTCAGGAAACTTTTCTTGCGGCCTGCAAGAATTATGAGAGTTTTCAATATAAGAGTAAACCAAAAACCTGGTTGTTTGCAATTTTGAACAATAAAATTATTGACTATTACAGAAAGAAATCCCGCGATTCGGTAAGATTGGAAAATAGTATCCATAATAATAAAGAATACTCAATCCTGGAGCAGACCTACGATAGTAAAGGATATTGGAAAGAAGATAAAAAGCCAGTGGATTGGAATCTTGACGAACAGGAAACAAATTTACTGGACAATACAGAATTCAATGGTCTATTGCAGCATTGCCTTATAAAACTTCCCCCTTTATGGTCATCTGCAGTAAAATTAAAATACCTGGAGGGAAGGGGTGGAACTGATATTGTTCAGGAGCTGGATATCACTTCGGCGAATTACTGGCAGATTATACATCGGTCAAAACTTTTTTTGCGGGAATGCCTTGAAAAATTATGGTTCCAAAAATAAAAATATGTTTAAAATAATGCGCAAACTGATGATTTCCTGCAAGAAAGCAGGGATCCTTACTGAAAAAAAGATTGCTCGTAAGTTAAATGCGATCGAGACTGTAGAACTTATTTTGCATACCAGTGTATGTAAAGCTTGTAAACAATATGAAGTGCAAAGTAACTTCATAGAAAAATCTTTAAATCACAAAATAGAATCTCCTGAAAAACGGGATCTCGCAGATTTAAAGAAAAAAATAAAAAAGTCATTACCCGCAAAATAATTTGGTTTCTCGCTTTTACATGGAGCTGCAGGTAATTCAAATTCTATTGTAAATCTAAAAATTGAGTTAAAAAACATTTTTAGCTGTCAGGATTTAAAGATCGCCAGTCTCATCCAGTGAAATTGGATCACGAGATTCAATAAAATAATTGATAACTAAAATGTTTTATTATGAAAACGAAGAAATTTAACCTTCAAACTCTTTTTGCAATTCTTTTGATGCTGGCCCTTTTTGGACCAACGCCTTCCGTAAATGCTCAAACCGCACATTCTCAAACGGTAAAACCTGTTACCGTCGAATCAAAGATGGATTTTGATGGCACTATTGAAGCCGTTAAAAAATCGGTCTCAGGAGGTGGAATGATGGTACTTGCAGAACTTAATCAGGGAAAAATTCTTTCAATGACCGGACTTCAAGTTAAAGGACATTCCTTTT
This genomic interval carries:
- a CDS encoding efflux RND transporter permease subunit — encoded protein: MKNYFFNYKYPIIAIGVLLLAAGAFTYKNLQTGLFPNITFPKIKVIADAGQQPVGKMMTAVTIPLENAIRRTEGLSYIKSTTSRGSVEISVFLDWDMDINTAKSQIESYIQQAKENILPNTSFSIEKMNPSILPVMGYSLEGDGSISQVELKKIAKYQIRPYLAAAKGVADIVVIGGKDKEYEIVLKPYALNNLKIGIGDIETAVKNSNILKSTGYLTDYNRMYLTLTDNAVENLKDLEEIVIKSNSNRVIQLKDVADIKVSSAKTYVKVVANGKNVPLIGVVKQPKANLLEVNSQIQKKVSELEKTLPKNVKLVPFYNQANFVNSSIKSIKDVLWIGLVLAILVVIAFLRSFSASMVVVFTIPITVALTLIVLYGIGYTFNIMTLGAIAAAIGLMIDDVVIIIEQIHKIREESEKESVAWCAKEAISKLLPAMIGSSLSTLVIFIPFVMMSGVAGAYFKVMAFTMIIALACSFFTTWFMVPVLSIFFARNKQVGHKHEPKTKWIHIILERPIIGIIFAAICIAIIAMVPSKLPSGFLPEMDEGSIVMDYNSPPGTTLEETSKMLDKVNEILRKQPEVEAFSARLGTQMGFFITEPNRGDYLIKLKDSRNKSTMTVADEIRQKIEGQIPQLTVDFGQVIGDMLGDLMSSVQPIQIKVFGDNKYKLENISKSIAHQVEQVKGTADVFDGIVIAGPEIMLEPKNKMLAKAGLTASDLQSQIQTHIQGKVVSTMIANVQVINIRMMYPDTYQTSVENVRNLNIVLPNGSLVPITRLAKITTNKGVAEVNRENEKSVGYVTARLNNRDLGSTLSEIKKQISKNISLPTSFHIEYGGSYKQQQKAFHELLLILISAILLVFLVILFLFRKIKIAISIVIIAVLGVAGCLLSLLITGTPLNVGSYMGIIMIVGIIGENSIFTYRQYNEVDQSLSHEKKIEYSIAARLRPKLMTAFAAIMALIPLALGIGSGAQLHQPLAIAVIGGMVFALPLLLIVLPTILKLIKE
- a CDS encoding response regulator transcription factor, translated to MKILIAEDELSLQNSIKTYLEKDCNVCETASDFQETDYKISIYDYDIILLDLNLINGNGLDILKKLKKEKKNTAVIIISANNSLENKLDGLDLGADDYLTKPFHLAELNSRIKAVLRRGKFGGDDSSIVFNNISVNTRSKTAVVDGHKLDLTRKEYDLLLFFITNEGRLISKEMIVEHLWGDHSDMLDNFDFIYVHINNLRRKLGSGAKFVQTAYGTGYIFKAED
- a CDS encoding sensor histidine kinase translates to MSKKTKISLLQKTSRAFILISFLLYIISIPALYFYVSKLMETEVEEELYSRSFRLEHYVKKNNELLELPPVFQVVEIPELRQEIIKDTLIYDPSQDEMELFHELSTFKKINGKNYKIIVRSMVVETQDIILVILAYFLISLLIVFLAQFYFSRAWNRILWKSFFHNLSEMKAFSVKNKSPVSLQESNIKEFSELRDEIYNLTEKVLSDYENLKQFTENVSHELQTSLAIMQAKLENFLNEAEITNSQFLQLSSLQSDIQRLAKLNKKLVFLTSLENLAVDGTENVSVNKVVKGLIEDFKELTSAKLEFVEEEKVILNTDPELIRVLIQNLISNAIKYTNGEGEIRLLLKQYSLSVSNPGIKEIEQKDQIFKRFFKSEISKGKGIGLGLAIVKKICELFDYDLTYKFTNQRHHFTVNF
- a CDS encoding PepSY-like domain-containing protein, producing the protein MRKLFNISLIFMAFTVISCAQKGDVSQSVKKAFNQKFPDAKKVSWDQENSHEWEAEFTRNGLEYSANYSVNGEWLETESEIESAEVPAQVSQNMTKDYPDARIKEVFKVERKDGVFYEYEFKLNGKTQEALYDSSGNKVENQKSAEEDEEYEKEDDD
- a CDS encoding phosphatase PAP2 family protein produces the protein MKKFLVLLLLLLCFSLQGFSQIIEPKNPTVKVAGDLLLFTLPATAFATTMVLKDRKGAWQFTKSFFFNEAVTFGLKVALNKPRPFNNGDNAFPSGHTSTTFQSASFIHQRYGFKYSIPAYALAGFTAFSRINAQKHDGYDILAGAVVGIGSTLLFTTPYQEEHMQLTFSSTNDEYLIGFKYSF
- a CDS encoding sterol desaturase family protein; translation: MVDYKIFYPILDELGGPVLIVLFSLLLYFEYKRPLRIWVVNLKSHIIRNFGVAIPALAILRLFLIPAEVAASFWVTQNEFGILYLFPLPNWMRYILAFLLLDYLLYIWHWLNHKIPFLWRFHNVHHTDLDLGVTTALRFHFGEIFLSSFFRIAGIILIGAGPVIVLIYEVLFQSSVAFHHSNLKLPFKLEKIINYIIVTPRMHGIHHSMVQRETDSNYSSFLTIWDRLHRTLRLNIPQDDIVVGIPGYSSDGYDHTVKGLLSLPFRKQKEYWKLPNGTTPERPAQKDNPFRLKP
- the egtD gene encoding L-histidine N(alpha)-methyltransferase, whose product is MKKASGSKKTLLMDLPKFESEFEKDVFIGLRSYPKYLKSKYFYDRAGDLIFQEIMELPEYYLTSSEHEILNNMKAQIFSYLKPDAPFQLIDLGAGDAKKTRVLLDYLIQQKSNFTYIPVDISANAVNQLTSSLQRQYGNLQVVGLSQEYLSALRSLSQEQKKLVLFLGSSIGNFTRNETLDFLKDIFSTLNVDDLLLIGFDLKKDPNTILAAYNDNKGVTARFNLNLLKRINRELGANFDLDYFEHYPSYHEEKGEARSALVSLRAQGVEIPGINLTIRLEKGEKIDTEVSRKYNFIEIQRLAEQSGYEILANFTDSRKYFANSVWRRKKQ
- a CDS encoding sigma-70 family RNA polymerase sigma factor, coding for MKVKITQENTESSNEILSHWVEKYTDTLYSWAFYKTSDVQTAEDLVQETFLAACKNYESFQYKSKPKTWLFAILNNKIIDYYRKKSRDSVRLENSIHNNKEYSILEQTYDSKGYWKEDKKPVDWNLDEQETNLLDNTEFNGLLQHCLIKLPPLWSSAVKLKYLEGRGGTDIVQELDITSANYWQIIHRSKLFLRECLEKLWFQK
- a CDS encoding DUF302 domain-containing protein: MKTKKFNLQTLFAILLMLALFGPTPSVNAQTAHSQTVKPVTVESKMDFDGTIEAVKKSVSGGGMMVLAELNQGKILSMTGLQVKGHSFFVGNPNVGKEAFSADPSVGVVIPVRINVYEENGKTFINYFKPSDLFASFDDKKVKMIGAKLDDKLQMMMKMISK